In the bacterium genome, one interval contains:
- a CDS encoding DEAD/DEAH box helicase family protein, which yields MEHEDVQQRLLSTFNTRFNRTVARIFDGSHLTLPGLALPFALHPHQRAVIWRTLATGNTLFAHEVGAGKTFAMIATAMEMRRTGRARKPLITVPTHLLGQWREDIMRAYPAAKVLAFDEKDLGADKRQEAMARIAFGDWDMVLVPHSSFGLLRVSTARLVETLEQWERELTDAYLKAKAEDGKSVSTKQLAAAVDRIKDKIAKKKGSLEKKKDDALTWEQLGVDALFVDEAHAFKNLYYFSKMDNIRGLSRSESDRALDLFVKVQDINEQSSHRNLVLATATPIMNSIAEIFTMQRYLQPQALRDYGVENFDNWYTMFASALPTTEQRPDGSYQEVLRLRDYRNLNLLYRMVSQVMDYVGWEDMPYLQLPTMKGGKIDVAKTPAHPLYPQLKRWFSDRLANVKAMPPHVDRQTREYIAPARPDPLTGEPTGKLDNILTIMNDARLAAVDPRLVLGNRATDYKGSRLQDATDRIAKFWRAEKKNKGVALVFCDVGTPKDPGPLDFLRDVKAEDSTEGDSLGVEDEVIEGDEDEWATQETGAFNLYEAIKAALVKKGVPAREIAFIHQARNAAERLALFEAARRGDVRVLMASTDKGGTGMNIQARLGLEVEFDAPRAMRPGDIRQRHGRIIRQGNGVYKEVEIIRYVTNGTTDEWLYGLLGRKQKNITDFMRGDATVFRDDDPATLSIEEAQALATNDPRTIELIDLRSKFARLSAQAQAAERAIARAKADKASGQREDAALEDEIGRLREWVTGQFRSLRGEAFEVTVGGKTYTDRKDANAAIFDALWPVTKTDVGYAGRHVTYTTIGNVRGLELSASHVRGYREDNVVLFMKSPIEDQWRKVAEVFAGAEDRKEFGAGRNLVASLVDAYEGLPALLEDAKRDRQEVQRKVERADKVLASPPETVGRAKAAEARIAELEAELREEGKEKDKAAESKRLERTRAAEERRKAKAQGEDVEADDDVSTMRQRPAPAAGAPTSTEPLSPHQIVARLSEAFGGLPIKTGHFSQRALGVYKHKARVVRTKLANDLEVIGHELGHHVATILNLRRGRRPYSEELEALGADILELDADPGEKRKEGEAEFLRLYLSDPASAQNRAPLYLAAFEDALQVEPELKASIEQARTLITGFLGADSIARGLARIDFTGQEPDPKADWMLRFETAWVDDLAPIRRMVKELGTPEQILRNGYALARLARGAAMKADGFLRNGVRLPDGSKLSEGLEPALKPVAHQAREFAAYLVASRVADLTARGMKAGMTTDEAQAILDAFQSPEFDEARQAVYDFQDAVIDYAVQAGAVSPEQAVQMRALNPHYVPYQRVQDTVSGAFGGGPGSKIANRSVPIKRIKGSTRDIVNPLESIIRNTHTLVNMVEANRAMQALVAQAESTEGGGRFLEKVPAPVAATKFNLARLTPQIREALEDAGVELPDNLDEALDESAVVFTPLYMPTGKGGLVTVIQDGKRQWYAANDQALYDAITAIGPKHSDLVINLLMRPARLLRAGATLTVSFAARNPIRDTWTAYINSRYGFRLGYDSMRGLFEFVGNGELYQQFMNSGAGNAALVSADRNRIREELRRMGKSQRRAFLASIVRNPIELLRAISEATEVATRLGEFMGAVEKEGRTAEGYARAALAARDVTLDFARGGRYSKEANRYTAFFNARVQGWARLAEVFGGMDAAAGGGTPGPGGKALGGDGQPPIPMKEGPKGHWSPRRRRALGAVWRATIGITLQSLALWYLNHTDPDYHELPAWERNTYWHVPLGRAHGHDWARIPKPFEIGMIFGSFFEAAMDYMSGKDKKVADRLFPGGASSAWNVILSITPTAIVPALEAAVNYDTFRGRSIVNPYDTTLDPELQAGRWTSEAAKLIAPKLRMAPAKFDHLVYGYTAGLGRGIEGATDAGLSATGIAKDKRPSGGLARAPFVSAFYRETPRADAQSFQEFYETRDALRGALRSVDEYRASGDTAKAKARTRELDAEYGGDARLTAARIAFAETRLRTLSQQVNKAFEDPRLSPDDRRAKLNALYARMLNVVRQGLGKPTIH from the coding sequence ATGGAGCACGAGGACGTCCAGCAACGGCTCCTGTCGACGTTCAACACCCGCTTCAACCGCACGGTGGCCCGGATCTTCGACGGGTCACACCTGACACTGCCCGGCCTGGCGCTGCCGTTCGCCCTGCACCCGCACCAGCGGGCGGTGATCTGGCGCACGCTCGCCACGGGGAACACGCTCTTCGCGCACGAGGTCGGCGCCGGCAAGACGTTCGCGATGATCGCGACGGCGATGGAGATGCGGCGCACCGGGCGGGCCCGGAAGCCGCTCATCACGGTCCCCACGCACCTGCTCGGCCAGTGGCGGGAAGACATCATGCGGGCCTACCCCGCGGCCAAGGTGCTGGCGTTCGACGAGAAGGACCTCGGCGCCGACAAGCGCCAGGAGGCGATGGCCCGGATCGCGTTCGGCGATTGGGACATGGTCCTCGTGCCGCACTCGTCGTTCGGCTTGCTCCGGGTGTCGACGGCCCGCCTGGTCGAGACGCTCGAGCAGTGGGAGCGGGAGCTCACCGATGCCTACCTGAAGGCGAAGGCCGAGGACGGCAAATCGGTGAGCACAAAGCAACTCGCCGCGGCCGTCGACCGCATCAAAGACAAGATCGCCAAGAAGAAGGGATCGCTCGAGAAGAAGAAGGACGACGCGCTGACGTGGGAACAGTTGGGCGTCGATGCTCTGTTCGTCGACGAGGCCCACGCCTTCAAGAACCTCTATTACTTCTCGAAGATGGACAACATCCGGGGCCTCAGCCGATCCGAATCCGACCGGGCGCTCGACCTCTTCGTGAAGGTGCAGGACATCAACGAGCAGTCGAGCCACCGCAACCTCGTGCTGGCGACCGCGACGCCAATCATGAACAGCATCGCGGAAATCTTCACGATGCAGCGGTATCTCCAGCCGCAGGCGCTCAGGGACTACGGGGTCGAGAACTTCGACAACTGGTACACCATGTTCGCTTCGGCGCTGCCGACGACCGAGCAGCGGCCCGACGGCAGCTACCAGGAAGTCCTCCGCCTCCGCGACTACCGGAACCTGAACCTGCTCTATCGGATGGTCTCGCAGGTCATGGACTACGTCGGGTGGGAGGACATGCCGTACCTCCAGCTCCCGACGATGAAGGGCGGGAAGATCGACGTCGCCAAGACGCCGGCGCACCCACTCTACCCGCAGTTGAAACGCTGGTTCTCCGACCGCCTGGCCAACGTGAAGGCCATGCCTCCGCACGTCGACCGGCAGACGCGCGAGTACATCGCGCCGGCGCGGCCGGACCCGCTCACGGGCGAGCCGACCGGGAAGCTCGACAACATCCTGACCATCATGAACGACGCGCGCCTGGCGGCGGTCGACCCCCGCCTGGTGCTCGGGAACCGTGCGACCGACTACAAGGGCTCACGGCTCCAGGACGCCACCGACCGGATCGCGAAGTTCTGGCGGGCGGAGAAGAAGAACAAGGGCGTCGCCCTCGTCTTCTGCGACGTCGGCACGCCGAAGGACCCGGGCCCGCTCGACTTCCTCCGGGACGTCAAGGCGGAGGATTCGACCGAGGGGGATTCGCTCGGGGTCGAGGACGAAGTCATCGAAGGCGACGAAGACGAGTGGGCGACTCAGGAGACCGGCGCGTTCAACCTCTACGAGGCTATCAAGGCAGCCCTCGTGAAGAAGGGCGTTCCGGCCCGCGAGATCGCATTCATCCACCAGGCCCGCAACGCGGCCGAGCGCCTGGCGCTCTTCGAGGCGGCCCGGCGTGGCGACGTGCGCGTGCTGATGGCCTCGACGGACAAGGGCGGCACGGGCATGAACATCCAGGCCCGACTCGGCCTCGAGGTGGAATTCGACGCCCCACGGGCGATGCGCCCGGGTGACATCCGGCAGCGGCACGGCCGCATCATCCGGCAGGGGAACGGCGTCTACAAGGAAGTCGAAATCATCCGATACGTCACCAACGGCACCACCGACGAGTGGCTGTATGGGCTGCTCGGCCGGAAACAGAAGAACATCACCGACTTCATGCGCGGTGACGCCACGGTGTTCCGCGACGACGATCCAGCCACGCTCTCGATCGAGGAAGCGCAGGCCCTCGCCACGAACGACCCGCGCACCATCGAGTTGATCGACCTGCGGTCGAAGTTCGCCCGGCTCTCGGCGCAGGCGCAGGCCGCCGAGCGCGCCATCGCCAGGGCGAAGGCCGACAAGGCGAGCGGGCAGAGGGAAGACGCGGCACTCGAGGACGAGATCGGGCGCCTCCGGGAGTGGGTGACCGGACAGTTCCGGTCGCTGCGCGGCGAGGCGTTCGAGGTGACGGTCGGCGGGAAGACCTACACCGACCGCAAAGACGCCAACGCCGCCATCTTCGATGCCTTGTGGCCCGTGACCAAGACGGACGTCGGCTACGCCGGCCGCCACGTCACCTACACGACGATCGGCAACGTCCGCGGCCTGGAGCTGAGCGCGAGCCACGTCCGCGGGTATCGGGAAGACAACGTCGTCCTGTTCATGAAGTCGCCGATCGAGGACCAGTGGCGCAAGGTCGCCGAGGTGTTCGCCGGCGCCGAGGACCGTAAGGAGTTCGGCGCCGGCCGGAACCTCGTCGCCTCACTCGTAGACGCCTACGAAGGGCTGCCGGCCCTGCTCGAGGACGCCAAGCGTGACCGGCAGGAGGTCCAGCGGAAGGTCGAGCGGGCAGACAAGGTGCTCGCCTCGCCGCCTGAAACGGTGGGCCGCGCCAAGGCCGCAGAAGCCCGGATCGCCGAGCTCGAGGCCGAGCTCCGCGAGGAGGGGAAAGAAAAGGACAAGGCGGCCGAATCCAAGCGGCTGGAGCGCACCAGGGCCGCCGAGGAACGGCGGAAGGCGAAGGCTCAGGGCGAAGACGTTGAGGCTGACGATGACGTCTCCACGATGCGCCAGCGCCCGGCGCCGGCCGCCGGGGCACCGACGTCGACGGAGCCCCTGTCGCCACATCAGATCGTCGCCCGGTTGTCGGAGGCGTTCGGCGGCCTCCCCATCAAGACCGGACATTTCAGCCAGCGTGCCCTCGGGGTCTACAAGCACAAGGCGCGGGTGGTGCGGACGAAGCTGGCGAACGACCTCGAGGTCATCGGCCACGAGCTCGGGCACCACGTCGCGACGATCCTGAACCTCCGGCGCGGGCGGCGGCCCTACTCCGAAGAACTTGAGGCGCTCGGCGCCGACATCCTGGAACTGGACGCCGACCCCGGCGAGAAGCGCAAGGAAGGCGAGGCCGAGTTCCTGCGGCTCTACTTGTCCGACCCGGCGTCCGCCCAGAATCGGGCGCCGCTCTACCTGGCCGCCTTCGAGGACGCGCTGCAAGTCGAGCCCGAGTTGAAAGCCTCGATCGAGCAGGCTCGGACGCTCATCACCGGATTCCTCGGCGCGGACTCGATCGCCAGGGGGCTGGCCCGTATCGACTTCACCGGCCAGGAGCCTGACCCGAAGGCCGACTGGATGCTGCGGTTTGAGACCGCATGGGTGGACGACCTCGCGCCGATCCGTCGGATGGTGAAGGAACTCGGCACGCCAGAACAGATCCTCCGCAACGGCTACGCGCTCGCGCGTCTCGCCCGGGGCGCGGCGATGAAGGCGGACGGCTTCCTCCGGAACGGCGTGCGCCTGCCGGACGGGTCCAAGCTCTCCGAGGGACTGGAGCCGGCCCTGAAGCCGGTCGCGCACCAGGCGCGCGAGTTCGCCGCCTACCTCGTCGCGTCCCGCGTGGCCGACCTGACGGCGCGCGGGATGAAGGCCGGCATGACGACGGACGAAGCCCAGGCGATCCTCGACGCATTCCAGTCGCCCGAGTTCGACGAGGCGCGCCAGGCGGTCTACGACTTCCAGGACGCCGTCATCGACTATGCGGTGCAGGCCGGCGCGGTCTCCCCGGAGCAGGCGGTCCAGATGCGGGCGCTGAATCCGCACTACGTCCCCTACCAGCGCGTGCAGGACACCGTCTCGGGCGCGTTCGGTGGGGGCCCCGGGAGCAAGATCGCGAACCGGAGTGTGCCCATCAAGCGGATCAAGGGCTCGACGCGGGACATCGTCAACCCGCTCGAGAGCATCATTCGGAACACACACACGCTCGTGAACATGGTCGAGGCGAACCGGGCGATGCAGGCCCTGGTCGCGCAGGCCGAATCGACCGAGGGCGGCGGGCGGTTCCTCGAGAAGGTGCCCGCGCCCGTGGCCGCCACGAAGTTCAACCTTGCCCGCCTGACGCCGCAGATCCGTGAGGCGCTGGAGGATGCGGGCGTGGAGTTGCCGGACAACCTCGATGAGGCGCTGGACGAATCGGCCGTGGTCTTCACCCCGCTCTACATGCCGACCGGCAAGGGCGGCCTGGTGACGGTCATCCAGGACGGTAAACGGCAGTGGTACGCCGCCAACGACCAGGCCCTCTACGACGCCATCACCGCGATCGGGCCGAAGCACTCCGACCTCGTCATCAACCTCCTGATGCGCCCGGCCCGGTTGCTGCGCGCCGGCGCCACGCTGACGGTGTCGTTCGCAGCCCGGAACCCCATCCGCGACACCTGGACGGCCTACATCAACTCGCGGTACGGCTTCCGTCTCGGCTACGACTCAATGCGCGGGCTGTTCGAGTTCGTGGGCAACGGGGAACTCTACCAGCAGTTCATGAACAGCGGCGCCGGCAACGCCGCGCTCGTCTCGGCCGACCGCAACCGCATCCGGGAGGAACTCCGGCGGATGGGGAAGAGCCAGCGCCGGGCCTTCCTCGCGAGCATCGTCCGGAACCCGATCGAACTGCTGCGGGCGATCTCGGAAGCGACGGAGGTCGCCACGCGGCTCGGCGAGTTCATGGGGGCCGTTGAGAAGGAGGGCCGGACGGCCGAGGGTTACGCCCGCGCGGCGCTCGCGGCCCGTGACGTCACGCTCGACTTCGCCCGGGGCGGCCGGTATAGCAAGGAAGCCAACCGCTACACGGCGTTCTTCAACGCGCGGGTGCAGGGGTGGGCACGGCTCGCTGAGGTGTTCGGCGGGATGGATGCCGCGGCCGGAGGCGGCACGCCAGGACCGGGCGGGAAGGCACTTGGCGGGGACGGCCAACCGCCCATTCCGATGAAGGAAGGGCCAAAGGGTCATTGGTCTCCGCGCCGGCGTCGAGCACTCGGGGCCGTCTGGCGGGCGACCATCGGGATCACGCTCCAGTCGCTGGCGCTCTGGTATCTCAACCACACCGATCCGGACTACCACGAGCTGCCGGCGTGGGAGCGGAACACGTATTGGCACGTGCCGCTTGGCCGTGCGCACGGGCACGATTGGGCCCGCATCCCCAAGCCGTTCGAGATCGGGATGATCTTCGGCTCGTTCTTCGAAGCCGCGATGGACTACATGAGCGGGAAGGACAAGAAGGTGGCCGACCGCCTCTTCCCGGGCGGCGCGTCGAGCGCGTGGAACGTGATCCTGTCGATCACGCCGACCGCCATCGTCCCGGCGTTAGAAGCGGCGGTGAACTACGACACGTTCCGCGGCCGGAGCATCGTCAACCCCTACGATACAACCCTCGACCCGGAGCTGCAGGCGGGGCGCTGGACGAGCGAGGCCGCGAAGCTCATCGCGCCGAAGCTTAGGATGGCGCCCGCGAAGTTCGACCACCTGGTCTACGGCTACACCGCCGGCCTCGGGCGCGGGATCGAAGGCGCGACCGATGCCGGGCTCTCCGCGACCGGGATCGCGAAGGACAAGCGGCCGTCTGGCGGCCTGGCCCGAGCCCCGTTCGTGAGTGCCTTCTACCGGGAGACCCCGCGGGCCGACGCGCAGTCGTTCCAGGAGTTCTACGAGACGCGGGACGCGCTGCGGGGCGCGCTGCGGAGCGTGGACGAGTATCGCGCGAGCGGGGACACCGCCAAGGCGAAGGCGCGGACGCGGGAACTGGACGCCGAGTACGGCGGCGACGCGCGGTTGACGGCCGCCCGGATCGCGTTCGCCGAGACCCGACTGAGGACCCTGAGCCAGCAGGTCAACAAGGCGTTCGAGGACCCGCGGCTCTCGCCGGACGACCGGCGCGCGAAGCTGAACGCGCTCTACGCACGAATGTTGAATGTCGTGCGCCAGGGGCTTGGGAAACCGACGATTCACTGA